In Mesorhizobium sp. J428, the genomic window GGCGGGAGGCGGCACGGGATCCCTCGCGGAACACGCCGGCAAGCCGCTCGTCCTCTACTTTTTCTGCAAGGACGGCGGGGACGCCTGCGTCAACGAGGCGAAGGACTTCTCGCGTCTGAAGCACGAATTCGACGGCATCGGCGTGGATGTGGTGGGCATTTCGCCGGATGGTGCAAAGTCGAAGGAGCGCTTTCGCAGCAAGCATGAGGTCACGGTCGACCTGCTTTCCGACGAGACCCGGCGGACGGCCGACGACTACGGCGTGTGGAAAGAGAAAAGCATGTACGGACGAACATATATGGGCGTCGAGCGCACGACGTTCCTGATCGGTCCGGAGGGCAAGATCACAAGGATTTGGCCA contains:
- a CDS encoding peroxiredoxin, with the translated sequence MTDLNTGDPAPGFELPKAGGGTGSLAEHAGKPLVLYFFCKDGGDACVNEAKDFSRLKHEFDGIGVDVVGISPDGAKSKERFRSKHEVTVDLLSDETRRTADDYGVWKEKSMYGRTYMGVERTTFLIGPEGKITRIWPKVRVAGHAEEVLDTARSLGKAE